TTACCAGTCCAGTAATTATAATAGTGATTTTGGACATGTTATTTTATTCAAATTTAAGGCAAAAAGAATTGAGGCCGTTTTTCCCGCCCAGCTTGGGTGTCCAGACCCTGCCCTCGAAGGTGCCCCAGTTGAATATCTCAAGACGTTGCAGTCGAAAACCGGCCAGACGGTCATCAGCAATACATCTCATTTCAACCGCCTCACTCATTATTTGTCTCCATCAGTTTTACCGGCTGCTGCAAGGTATTCGTCAAGTTGGTTATCTTTTTTGCAGGCTCTTTCACATTTCGATTGAGCATTGGTGTTCATAAGAAGCTTGCCATAAAATGTGACACATTTGACTGTGGTATTTTCGCAGGACTGGGCAGCATCAACGCTTGAGTGTTCTGTAAAAGTTTTCGTGGGAGCCCAAAAGAAGCAGGAGACGGCTTACAGCGTCATACTCGTAGGCGAGCAGGGTAAGTTGACCGTTACATCTGAATTTATAGACAAAAACACCAGCCAGATCACCCTTTTTTGGCTCACCCACAGTTGGATCTTTGATAATTTCAGCAATGGCATCATCAACATCAGCCTTCTCGTTTGGGTGCAGCCTCTTATAAGTACGCCTGAAAAGAGTGCTTTGATGAACCTGAATGTCGTTATTCATCAAGAACGATGCCCTTCCGGGACGAATGGTGTTGAGAGCGACTCACCCTCTGCCCTTGCAACCAGAAGATCCCGAATAAAATCGATTGGTAAATCTGGATTGTCGAGAGCCGCCCGTCCGATCATCGCCCAAAACTCAATCTGCCCGGCAATGGTGCGATGCTCAGCCTTGGCCTGTGCTCTTGCTTGTCCGTACAAGGTATCATCTATTCGTACTGGCATTCCCATAATTATTTCTCCCCGATAGTTTTGCTACAAATGTAGCGAAAGGCGACAGAATAAACAAATACCGCTATCACCGGTACCGAAGAGTCTCAAGGAAACGACAAACGGCGGGAATGACAACCAATCAGCGCCAGGCTAACCCTCAATATTTCGACGAAGATCTATAAAAACTTTATATACCTAGAGAAGAAAATTCCCGTTTGACACTCGGAATGTTACGAAATTTAAATGTTAAACCCCATTGTATTCAGTGGTTGCAGGTCGAATCTGGAATTGCTGGTTCAAAAACAGATCCCGCCTTATTACTTGGTGGCGGTTTCGGCGTGTAAACGGATACCTAATGCCCGAATTACTTTAATAACAGTTGCAAATTCAGGATTCCCTCCCAGAGAAAGTGCCTTGTATAAACTTTCGCGACCAAGGCCTGTTTCACGAGCAATTTGAGACATCCCTCTTGCTTTAGCGATTGTCCCCAAGGCTTGAACAACAAGCGCGGGCTCACCCTCTTCAAGTGCGGCTTCAAGATATGCCGCCATCTCCTCCTCAGTGGCAAGATATTCCGCAGCATCATAGGATCGTGTTTTTGTTTTCATGGGATCTCATCTGTTTCAAGATTTGCAAGAAGTAATCTGGCTTTCTGAATATCGCGTGTCTGTGTACTTTTATCGCCACCTGCTAAGAGCAAAACGAGTTCACGCCCGCGCCAGGTATAGTAAAGCCGATAACCTGGGCCATAATCGATTCTGAGTTCTGAAACGGAGCCTCCTACAGGTTTGGTGTCTCCGGTTAAACCCAACCCGAGCCTGTCGATTCGAACGAGGATACGAGCTTTTGCCGTACGATCCTGAAGTGCCGACAACCATTTTGAAAAAACGTCTGTTTGTTGTACTTCTATCATATTCAGAATCTAATAAACGTATCCCAAAGAATACAGCTTTTCTGAAGTTTATCGTATGAGATGTATGAACTCATGTAAAATAATGCTTATCAATCGTCACACCAGACGGTCATCGGCAACAAATCCCATTTCAAGCGACTCACTCATCATCTTTCTCCATTCCTTTTACCGGACGCTGCAGGTATTCGTCAAGCCGTTTATCAAAATCGGCCAGCCACTGGGCGTCGATAAAGGCCTTGATAATCCGGCGCACCTCAATCATCTGTCGCTCTCCCCGTAACCGGCGGATAAAACCAAGATCGGCGATTTTATTCAGCGTGGCATCAACCTGGTCAATCAGCTTGACCTCATTGCTGGCGGGGGGAAGAAAAATCCGGATCAGCTCCACCACCTCGTCCCGCGAAAGAATCAGGCGTGTGTCGCCAGCGCCCGCATCAAATTCGGCCAGTTTTTTGCGCAGTAGCGCCAGCAACAGGCTGACCGGGTAGGAGAGCTGGCGGCGTGCCATCAGCCGGGGAGCGCTGTTCGTCCCCTCCGGGTCTCCTTCGGAATTCGATCGTAAAAAAGCGTATCCTTCAGATTCATCGAGGATTAACTCCAGGCCAAGTACCGCCACGTAATCGCGAACGGCAGCCATCAGGTTGAGTAAAGAGCCCCATAGTGCAGGACTATCCTCCTGGTAGATCACCCCTTTTAACAGGGGAACCACGATTGACGCAAGCTCCTGACCATGAAAAGGGGCTGCGCTGTTTTCACTCTCTGTATGGTTCATTATCCGTTTCTTAATAAAATAATACGCGGCAAGGTGGCCTTACGGGTTATGCCTGTCGAGCTTTGCCATTGTACCTGCTCCTCAACTCCTTCATCCACCGTCGTCCGTGGCCACTCTCCGGCAAGTTGCAGATAGGCCACCAGTTCGGCCAGTCCGTTATGCAGCGGGTGACGCTCAACCACCTCTCCAAGGGTGACCTGGCTGCGCATCTGCAGTTCCAGACGGATATTGCGCAACAGCTCAGCCCGGTCGACCACCACCTGGGCGTAAAGCACGGCGGTATCAATCTCTGCATCACCTTCATCCAGAGCGACTCCTGCGATTAAAGGCTTGAAAGGTGTGCGATAGAGCGTTCTTTCGAGGGGCAGTTCGATCGCCGCAGAGGAGCCATCGAGAGGCATAAACGCACCTGGAGGGATGATGTCTTCACGCACATCAAGAGCCTGGGTTTCAATGTTGTGCAGGATATCCATGATGCGCCGATTCTCAAGCCACGCCTTGTCATCAAGAAAGCGGCGCAACTGCTCGGAGAGGCGGGCCACCGTGCGCTGGGTATGCTCTCCGGCCTCCAACCAGTCGTAGTGAACACGCCGCAGACGGTTGTCGGGGCGCATGGAGACAATCGGGGGCAAGGCCAGTACCTCCTCCAGCAGCAGGCTCAGCTCCTCCTGGCGCGACTGCGACATGAGAAAGTCCCAGAATGCGCGAAAACTTTTCCCCTGATCCGAATCGGCGATGGCGTCACGCTCACCCATGATCTGCTCCAGCAGCGCCCCCTTGGCTCCCTCCCAGAGGGCAATGCGCTCACGCACCCGGCGGTCGAGGGTGCGAAAGTTATGCTCCACCTCGCGAAAATCGGTCAGCAACTCACGGGCCAGTTGCAGAAACTGCTGGAAGCGATCCTTGAGGCCGGTATCATCGAGCAGCGATATTTCTCCGGCACGGATGCGTTCAATTTCGGCATCAATATCGTCACGCCGCTTTTGCAGCTCCGCAATCCGCAATTCAGGATCAGCCTGGCTCCCCGTGCTCATCTGCCGCAAAAGTTCAAACAGGGTAAGCAGCCGCGACTCCGTCCCCACAAATGCCCGCTCCGTCAACCCCTCCAGCCAGGCCAGCGCCTTTTCGGTTGAGGCCGTCAGATCAAAGTGAGGCTCATCCGTCCCGTCCGGATAGAATTTGCGCAGCCACCCCTTGTCGTTATCGGCCCAATCGTTCAGGTAATTTTGAGCCGTTCCCGGAAGTGCGTCGGCGCCGAGCTGCTGGCGCAGGGCGAACAGCTCATCCTCCAGCGCCTCAACCAGATCGGCCTGCGAGAGAATCCGCACATTGGGCACAATAAAGACCCGGTGCAGAAACCCGGCCACCAACGGCACATGCTGGGCGCACAAAAGGCGCCATGCCGGATGGTTCTGACGGAGAAGGTTCAGGGTGGAGTAGTCGAGAGCCAAAAGTGCAGCATTGATTTTAAAGGAAAAAGCGCCGCCGGAAGCGGGCTGGATTTGCGGGTGAAGTTAAAGCTTTTTCTGCGGTTTTCTCTCTGTTGCCTTTTTTTGTCATCCCGTCCCGGCCTGTAAAGCTCCTGTCTTTCCGGGAAGGAAGAAATATCAAAAGTTTTCCTTCCTGTGAGGACGTTTTTTAGTTGGAGGGGAAGAGTGATCGACGAACCAAATGATTGATGCCGGGTTAGAGTGTGTTGTCATCTGTTTTGATGGCCTGAAATTGTTTGTTATACTTCGAAAAGCGGTTTTATTACAAAGCAAACCCTGTGCAAGAGGTCAACGGTAACGTTGTTCAAACAGTCGAGAGAGGTTAGTCTGTGGAATTATTTGCTGGTCTTAAACGAAAAGAGAAAAGGAGAAAACGTGCCGGAACTGAGCAGATTTCTTGGAATAATTATCACTATGCTCTACAATGATCACAGCCCGCCTCATTTTCACGCACAATATGGCGACTACAAAGTAATCGTTGAAATTCTTTCAGGAATAGTTGATGGTCGTTTTCCGAAGCGTGCCCTTCACTCTTTGATGGAATGGTACGAAATTTACAAAGACAATCTTCTTGAAGACTGGAATCTGGCAGAAAGGCATGAACCTTTAAATAAAATCCCGCCATTGGAGTAAATGATTATGTTAGAAGTTACCAAGGCTGAATACATGGAAGAGTATCGGATACAGATTACCTTTAACAACGGTGCAAGCGGGGTGGTCGATCTGAAGGATGCCCTTTGGGGTGCTATGTTTGAAAAACTTAAAGATTACAACATATTCAGAACATTTGAAGTATCAGATGTTGTCCATACCATCAGGTGGGAAAACGATGCCGATCTCGCTCCAGAGTACCTGTATGAAAAAATGGTTGAACAAAGCACTGTAAACGGTCACGGCTGAAGAAGCATAAACCACATCGCTCTGATCCGAAGGTGAAGACCTTGCTCCTGACGGGCTGGAACGCTACACATAAGCAATAAACGCGGCTTACTTTTGCAACAGCCAGCGATAGAGCGGCATGACTGTAATGGCTATTCCGTGATGCTCAAATTCTTCCGCTCCGTTGAGTGTGATAATCAGGCCACTGCGCAAACCGAACCTGTTACAGCACTCCGTCAGGCCGCGAAGCTCCCGGTGGCGCGTTTTTGCATCACTGATAGTGGCCGAAACCTGAATCGCCTCCGTTACATCGAAACCCGTTTTGACAATGAAGTCACATTCTGATTTGTCCTTGAAAAAGTAGATCTCCTTTTCCCGCCGCTTGAGTTCCAGAAAAACAGCCTGCTCCAATGCTTTGCCGGTATCGTCCGAAAATTTAAAGTCAAGAGCATTCAAGAGGCCAGTGTCGATCACATAGACCTTCCTCTCTCCAAGTTCCCGATCAACAAGTGAACTGGAATATTTCCTCAGAATTTGCGCAAGGTATATATTTACGGCAGCTTCGAGGTAGTCGTACAACAGGTTCTTGCTGATCTTGAATCCTGATGACTTCAATTCGTTATAGATATTGTTGACCGAAAACTGCTTTGTTGCCGATGAGATGATCCGCTTCAGAAAGAATTTCAGTGCAGGAAGGTTTTTGATTTCGTACCGCTCAATCAGGTCACGGTAGATCATAACATTGAAATATTCCTGCAACACCCGGTTACGCAAGGCATCATCATACCCGATCACCTCCGGAAAGCCACCATGCGTGAGATAGTTCTCCAGATGATGATTGATGAGGGCGATGGAGTGTGTGCTGTTCAGGTCTGGCGTAACACCCTTGAAGGTCAGGTACTCACTGAAGGAGAGGGGAAAGACCTCATAACTGATGGTTCTGCCTCGCAGACTGGTGGCGATATCGCTGCTCAGGAATCGGGCGTTTGAGCCGGTAATAAAGATGTTTTTCGTGCCACGGTCATAGATGCGCCGCACAAATTTGTCCCACCCCGCAATATTCTGGATTTCATCGAAGAAAAAAGAGCACTCATCAAGGAGCATATTCGGATAAAGCTCCTGCCATGCCTGCAAGAGGAGATCCAGCTCTTCTGTTTTCAAATCAAGCCGCTCATCTTCAAAGTTGACATAGAGGATTGAGGTTATCGGCACTCCCTTGTGCAGGAGGTCACTGATGACGTTGAACAGCAAAGAGGTTTTGCCGCTACGCCGCACTCCCACAAGGGTAATGATCTTGCCCGTATCCAGAGGCACCTGCAGCGAACGCCGTTTCAGGGCTGGCAACGCCGTGACGTGGAAGTCTCTGATGATCTGTTTTATGGTTTCTTTCTTCATGATAGGGATAATATACGAGATTTCATCCTTTCAGAAAGGAAGAAATTGGGAATTGAGTGGAGGGTGCTCTTCAGCGGTTCATAACGCTATAAGGGATATAATACTTGACATAATGATCTACTCATAATGAGCTCAATAATTGAAATATTGTGCCTCTAAAAAAAAATAGTATAAATTGCTTGCAAGAACCTTTTGAGAGTCGTTGGTATCATGAGACACTTAAGATTGAACAGTGAATTACCATGCCGCGCGTAGCCTTTTTCTTTGGTATTTCGATCTACATGTACATGGATGATCATGAAAAGCCTCATTGCCACGCAATGTATGGCGATTATGCCGGATCGTTCAGTCTGGAGAGTGGCGACTTGAGCGCTGGCCAGATGCCGACCGCACAACTGCGCAAAATAAAAAACTTTATTTTAAGTAATAAAGAGGATTTAATGATAAAGTGGAATGAACTCACTACTTAAAACACCATGGGTGCAGGTTGTGGAAGTGATACCACTTTCAGGCCTGAGATTGAAAGTCAGACTCACGAATGGCCAAGAGCTAACCCTGAATCTCGAACCATTGATAGAGAGTCGCGATGCCTACTGGCGCCTGCGTCAGGAGAGGTATTTTCGTCAAGTCAGTATCGATCCAATTGGCGGTATCTGCTGGCCCGAAGGTGAGGATCTTGCTCCTGATGGGCTGGAACGCTACGTATACCAATAAGCGCTGCCCCCTTGTCGTTATTCATCAAGAACGATTACCTTCCGGGACAAATTGCGTTGAGTGCGATTTTCCTTCTGCCCGCTGCGCAAGTTCACCCCCAAATGCCGCTCAGGCGCTTCTGGTGTCAGGCCTGTAATGCTGCTCCCGTCGGTCTGAACCCTGTAGCACAAGCTTCCATGGTGGTTTCCACAAGGTTGAGATCCTTGATTTGCAAGGTTCTGGAAGGGGAGTGGCAGACCAGCTCGTAGTCGTGGGTGCCGATGATGACGGTGATCCCTTTCTGGTGGATTCTTTTCAGGTATTCGAGAATTTCGAGTGAAGTATCAGGGTCGAGGTTGCCGGTTGGTTCATCGGCAAGGATGACGAGGGGTTCGCGTACCAGTGCACGGGCGATGGATATTCTCTGCTGCTCTCCTCCCGACATGCGGAGGGGCATCAGTTTGGCTGCATGTTCAAGGCCGACGCTTTCGAGCGCATGCATTACCTTTCCTGCAATGAGCTTTTCTTTGGTGCCGGTCACTTTCAGCACAAATGCGAGATTGTCATAGACATTGCGGTCTTCGAGGAGGCGGAAGTCCTGGAAAATAATGCCGAGTTTACGGCGCAGAAGCGGTATCTGCCGTTTTTTGATGGCGCGTGAACTGTATCCGGCAATACGTATCTCTCCCTTTTTCGGGCGCACATCCATGTAGAGCGATTTGAGGAGCGTTGACTTTCCGCTGCCGCTTTTGCCGACAATATAGAGCAGCTCTCCGGATTCAATGTTCAGGTTGAGGTTTTTGAAAACCGGTTTTTTATCGAGTTCAAGGTCAACGTTTATGAATGAGATCATGATGGGAGTTCTGTTTGTTTTATTCTGTTCCGGGCGATGGTAATGGCAAGCAGCGTTGCCTCGTAACAACTTCTTTCGGATGCGATGCCTTTTCCGGCAATGGTAAAACCGGTGCCGTGGTCGGGCGAAGTACGCACAATCGGCAAGCCAAGGGTGACGTTTACCCCGGTGTCGAAGGCGAGCACCTTGAAGGGGAGCAGCCCCTGGTCGTGATACATCGCCACAACAATATCGTAATTTTGGTACATTTTTGAGCCGAAAAAGCCGTCGGCAGGGAAGGGTCCCTCCACCTGGAGGCGGTCTGAAAGTCTTTCGATGCAGGGGCGGATAATCTCCTGCTCTTCGCAGCCCATCACTCCGCCGTCGGATGCGTGGGGATTGAGACCGAGCAGGGCAATGCGGGGGGTGGCAATTGCAAAATCGGTTTTAAGCGATGACGTCAGCGCAGAGAGAAAGGCATCAAGATCCATCTTCCTGATCAGAGCGGGAACCTGCTCAAGGGGCTCATGAATGGTGGCAAGGGCGACCCTGAGTTCCGTGACCGGGTCATAGAACATCATGGTGGGGGAGGGAACTCCGAACATCTTGCCCAGAAATCCGGTGTGCCCTTTTTCGTCGGAGCCAGCCAGTGCAATGGACTCCTTGTTGATTGGAGCGGTGACGAGGGCGTCGCACACTCCTTCGCGGCAGAGTTCAGCCGCCGCATGGAGCGACTCCAGGGCGAGCTTTCCCGCCTCAGCCGACAAGGTGCCAGGGGTGATATTCTCCGGTTCAGCAATGCTCAGCACAGGAAGAGCTCCATGCCGTACCGGAGCTGTCGCGCTTTCGATCAGCTCCAGCTCCACCGGCAGGTCGAGTGCATTCCGGTAATATTCCATTACACGATACGAGCCAGCGACGAGAAAGGAGTGGCCGGAGCCTTCCAGTTTCAGAAAACTTTTCAGGATGATTTCCGGCCCGATGCCGTGAGGGTCACCGATTGACCAGACAATGCGCATCGTTCAGAGTCGTTTGTATGCGTTGGCGATCTTGTCATCCTTCTTTACCCCTTTCAGCGCCAGCCAGAGAAGTAGCGGTTCTGGCAGAAGGATGTATAATCCCGCTTCAGGCTTGTGGGTGAACGTAAAGGAGGTGCAAAAATACTGGTTCAGGAAATGTGCTGCGGCAAGCCCCGAAAACAGGTCGCCGAGGAAGAGGAGCATACCAAGGAAGATGAGTTTTTTCTGAAGCTCTCTTTTTTTATAGAGAAAGATAGCTGCAAGAGAGACGAGAGCGGTCAGTGGAGAGAAGATTCCTGCGGCATAGCTGCTGGTGACTTGCATGATTCCCGCTTCGGGGAAAGGGGTGAAATCCGTGATAACATAAAGTGTCGGGGTGGTGAAGCTCCAGAAGGGGAACATCATGCTTGCTCCGGCGAGCAGAGCAACAAGAAAAAGATAGAGGGTCTGAATTCTGGCTACCATGGTGTCATGAGGTTAAGGGTCATTGAAACAGGTACGGTCAATATACATAATCAGGGGAAAAGAGTTTTGAAGGCTTTATGAAAATATATCTGAGGGTGTTGGAACGTAAAAAAACCACCCCGCAGCAGATGACGGGGTGGTTTTCAAGAGAGGTTTTTCAGAGAGATGACCTACATGAAGGTGTGATAGGTCTGTCCGGCAAAAACGATCAGGAACCTGAGCACAAGCCCACCGATGAGCACCAGT
The DNA window shown above is from Pelodictyon phaeoclathratiforme BU-1 and carries:
- a CDS encoding DUF4160 domain-containing protein, producing MPRVAFFFGISIYMYMDDHEKPHCHAMYGDYAGSFSLESGDLSAGQMPTAQLRKIKNFILSNKEDLMIKWNELTT
- a CDS encoding addiction module antidote protein, with translation MKTKTRSYDAAEYLATEEEMAAYLEAALEEGEPALVVQALGTIAKARGMSQIARETGLGRESLYKALSLGGNPEFATVIKVIRALGIRLHAETATK
- a CDS encoding DUF4293 domain-containing protein, whose product is MVARIQTLYLFLVALLAGASMMFPFWSFTTPTLYVITDFTPFPEAGIMQVTSSYAAGIFSPLTALVSLAAIFLYKKRELQKKLIFLGMLLFLGDLFSGLAAAHFLNQYFCTSFTFTHKPEAGLYILLPEPLLLWLALKGVKKDDKIANAYKRL
- a CDS encoding DUF4160 domain-containing protein; its protein translation is MPELSRFLGIIITMLYNDHSPPHFHAQYGDYKVIVEILSGIVDGRFPKRALHSLMEWYEIYKDNLLEDWNLAERHEPLNKIPPLE
- the pdxA gene encoding 4-hydroxythreonine-4-phosphate dehydrogenase PdxA; protein product: MRIVWSIGDPHGIGPEIILKSFLKLEGSGHSFLVAGSYRVMEYYRNALDLPVELELIESATAPVRHGALPVLSIAEPENITPGTLSAEAGKLALESLHAAAELCREGVCDALVTAPINKESIALAGSDEKGHTGFLGKMFGVPSPTMMFYDPVTELRVALATIHEPLEQVPALIRKMDLDAFLSALTSSLKTDFAIATPRIALLGLNPHASDGGVMGCEEQEIIRPCIERLSDRLQVEGPFPADGFFGSKMYQNYDIVVAMYHDQGLLPFKVLAFDTGVNVTLGLPIVRTSPDHGTGFTIAGKGIASERSCYEATLLAITIARNRIKQTELPS
- a CDS encoding DUF3375 domain-containing protein — translated: MALDYSTLNLLRQNHPAWRLLCAQHVPLVAGFLHRVFIVPNVRILSQADLVEALEDELFALRQQLGADALPGTAQNYLNDWADNDKGWLRKFYPDGTDEPHFDLTASTEKALAWLEGLTERAFVGTESRLLTLFELLRQMSTGSQADPELRIAELQKRRDDIDAEIERIRAGEISLLDDTGLKDRFQQFLQLARELLTDFREVEHNFRTLDRRVRERIALWEGAKGALLEQIMGERDAIADSDQGKSFRAFWDFLMSQSRQEELSLLLEEVLALPPIVSMRPDNRLRRVHYDWLEAGEHTQRTVARLSEQLRRFLDDKAWLENRRIMDILHNIETQALDVREDIIPPGAFMPLDGSSAAIELPLERTLYRTPFKPLIAGVALDEGDAEIDTAVLYAQVVVDRAELLRNIRLELQMRSQVTLGEVVERHPLHNGLAELVAYLQLAGEWPRTTVDEGVEEQVQWQSSTGITRKATLPRIILLRNG
- a CDS encoding DUF4194 domain-containing protein gives rise to the protein MNHTESENSAAPFHGQELASIVVPLLKGVIYQEDSPALWGSLLNLMAAVRDYVAVLGLELILDESEGYAFLRSNSEGDPEGTNSAPRLMARRQLSYPVSLLLALLRKKLAEFDAGAGDTRLILSRDEVVELIRIFLPPASNEVKLIDQVDATLNKIADLGFIRRLRGERQMIEVRRIIKAFIDAQWLADFDKRLDEYLQRPVKGMEKDDE
- a CDS encoding type II toxin-antitoxin system RelE/ParE family toxin → MIEVQQTDVFSKWLSALQDRTAKARILVRIDRLGLGLTGDTKPVGGSVSELRIDYGPGYRLYYTWRGRELVLLLAGGDKSTQTRDIQKARLLLANLETDEIP
- a CDS encoding DUF2442 domain-containing protein, translated to MNSLLKTPWVQVVEVIPLSGLRLKVRLTNGQELTLNLEPLIESRDAYWRLRQERYFRQVSIDPIGGICWPEGEDLAPDGLERYVYQ
- a CDS encoding cell division ATP-binding protein FtsE, which translates into the protein MISFINVDLELDKKPVFKNLNLNIESGELLYIVGKSGSGKSTLLKSLYMDVRPKKGEIRIAGYSSRAIKKRQIPLLRRKLGIIFQDFRLLEDRNVYDNLAFVLKVTGTKEKLIAGKVMHALESVGLEHAAKLMPLRMSGGEQQRISIARALVREPLVILADEPTGNLDPDTSLEILEYLKRIHQKGITVIIGTHDYELVCHSPSRTLQIKDLNLVETTMEACATGFRPTGAALQA
- a CDS encoding ParD-like family protein: MGMPVRIDDTLYGQARAQAKAEHRTIAGQIEFWAMIGRAALDNPDLPIDFIRDLLVARAEGESLSTPFVPEGHRS
- a CDS encoding ATP-binding protein, producing MKKETIKQIIRDFHVTALPALKRRSLQVPLDTGKIITLVGVRRSGKTSLLFNVISDLLHKGVPITSILYVNFEDERLDLKTEELDLLLQAWQELYPNMLLDECSFFFDEIQNIAGWDKFVRRIYDRGTKNIFITGSNARFLSSDIATSLRGRTISYEVFPLSFSEYLTFKGVTPDLNSTHSIALINHHLENYLTHGGFPEVIGYDDALRNRVLQEYFNVMIYRDLIERYEIKNLPALKFFLKRIISSATKQFSVNNIYNELKSSGFKISKNLLYDYLEAAVNIYLAQILRKYSSSLVDRELGERKVYVIDTGLLNALDFKFSDDTGKALEQAVFLELKRREKEIYFFKDKSECDFIVKTGFDVTEAIQVSATISDAKTRHRELRGLTECCNRFGLRSGLIITLNGAEEFEHHGIAITVMPLYRWLLQK
- a CDS encoding DUF2442 domain-containing protein — protein: MLEVTKAEYMEEYRIQITFNNGASGVVDLKDALWGAMFEKLKDYNIFRTFEVSDVVHTIRWENDADLAPEYLYEKMVEQSTVNGHG
- a CDS encoding type II toxin-antitoxin system RelE/ParE family toxin, which produces MNNDIQVHQSTLFRRTYKRLHPNEKADVDDAIAEIIKDPTVGEPKKGDLAGVFVYKFRCNGQLTLLAYEYDAVSRLLLLLGSHENFYRTLKR